The following are from one region of the Pseudodesulfovibrio piezophilus C1TLV30 genome:
- a CDS encoding LytR/AlgR family response regulator transcription factor — MSTGIRTILIDDELPAQDEMSYLLSSHDDIEIVATADNAADAIEVIGREHPDLIFLDIQMPGKNGFHVLKEVMSLEQPPLVVFVTAYDKYAIRAFEENAVDYILKPVSSERLAASLERARNLMHPENVGDSGAVLRKLLADVGIKPGITRISVEHSGRNILLNPREVVYFNYECRRVHAGTKAQAYPCASDLTLDKLEERLGGFPFFRANRSQLVNLALVRTYAPWFNGKYVLTMCDDAETEIIVSKARVRAFKDAIEL; from the coding sequence ATGAGCACCGGAATCCGAACCATATTGATTGACGATGAGCTGCCTGCGCAGGATGAAATGAGTTATCTCCTGTCTTCTCATGATGATATCGAAATTGTCGCCACAGCCGACAATGCAGCAGATGCTATTGAGGTCATTGGCCGTGAACACCCTGATCTGATCTTTCTCGATATTCAAATGCCGGGCAAGAATGGTTTTCATGTCCTCAAAGAGGTCATGAGTCTGGAACAACCTCCCCTGGTCGTGTTTGTCACCGCCTATGATAAATACGCCATTCGGGCTTTTGAGGAGAATGCGGTTGATTATATTCTCAAGCCCGTGTCCAGCGAACGGTTGGCAGCCAGCCTTGAGCGGGCAAGGAATCTCATGCATCCTGAAAATGTCGGTGACTCTGGTGCGGTGCTGCGAAAGCTGTTGGCAGATGTTGGTATCAAGCCGGGCATCACGCGCATCAGCGTGGAACATTCCGGACGAAATATTCTGTTGAATCCTCGTGAGGTTGTTTATTTCAACTATGAGTGCCGCCGAGTCCATGCAGGGACGAAAGCACAAGCCTATCCGTGTGCTTCCGACTTGACTCTGGATAAGCTTGAAGAAAGGTTAGGTGGTTTTCCTTTTTTCCGTGCCAACCGTTCTCAGTTGGTTAATCTGGCGCTGGTTCGAACCTATGCTCCCTGGTTCAACGGCAAGTATGTTCTGACCATGTGCGATGACGCGGAAACTGAAATTATCGTCAGCAAGGCTCGGGTTCGGGCCTTCAAGGATGCAATAGAACTGTAG
- a CDS encoding LytS/YhcK type 5TM receptor domain-containing protein, with translation MDTFEIILALAERFGLIVGVVFLFMTIAPVQRMQVVGVQSRWRTILITLLFGSFGILGTYTGNSVFQSVANLRAMVVITGGLFGGPVVGIGAGLVAGIHRISTDFYGFSAWPCGIATALEGLVAGLLSFWLRDKAMNWRIAASLAIVGESVHMLLILILSRPFDQAVELVKLIAPPMLIVNSVGAALFVEFINIFSRDRERRESLHAQIILDIANMAVSYLRLGLSTQSAAATAEIIHRRVGVAAVAITDTRNVLAHVGEGKDHHLAGHEIRTSATRDVLRTGKAVFIRGTEAIGCNHQACPMTAAIVVPLNKNDEIIGTLKFYGSDKRPLNSTLFEVAKGLGNLFSTQLELEDIQIAEQMLAHAEIRRLQAQINPHFLFNSLNTITSFCRTNSERARELLMDLSLYMRRNLDLSRGFIPLSEELEQVRSYLAIEKARFGERISAHMDVEEECETWPIPPLIIQPLVENSIRHGVLARKQGGEVRVSAVCSEDILEITVADNGVGMDENRLARVLTEEIVDSRHGGIGLRNCLSRLEHIYGPHYVPRVESALGVGTTLVLRIPKRG, from the coding sequence GTGGATACATTTGAAATCATTTTGGCACTGGCGGAGCGGTTCGGTTTGATCGTGGGCGTTGTTTTCCTGTTCATGACCATTGCGCCTGTGCAGCGAATGCAGGTCGTTGGTGTCCAGTCCCGTTGGAGAACGATACTGATTACCTTGCTTTTTGGTAGTTTTGGTATTCTGGGTACTTACACAGGAAATTCGGTCTTTCAGTCCGTGGCCAATCTTCGGGCCATGGTTGTTATCACCGGTGGTTTGTTCGGTGGTCCTGTCGTTGGAATCGGAGCCGGCCTGGTGGCCGGAATCCATCGTATCAGCACGGATTTTTACGGGTTCAGTGCGTGGCCCTGTGGTATTGCCACGGCTCTGGAGGGGCTGGTGGCCGGATTGTTGAGCTTCTGGTTGCGCGACAAGGCGATGAATTGGCGTATTGCCGCATCACTGGCCATTGTGGGTGAGAGTGTCCATATGCTCCTTATTCTTATCCTTTCACGTCCTTTTGACCAAGCCGTGGAGCTGGTCAAGTTGATTGCTCCTCCTATGCTTATCGTCAATAGTGTGGGGGCCGCGCTCTTTGTCGAGTTCATCAATATATTTTCTCGTGACCGGGAGCGGCGTGAATCCCTTCATGCCCAGATTATTCTGGATATCGCCAATATGGCGGTCAGCTATTTACGGTTGGGCTTGAGTACCCAGTCCGCCGCAGCTACTGCGGAGATTATTCATCGCAGAGTGGGGGTCGCGGCTGTGGCCATTACTGATACACGCAATGTCCTGGCCCATGTCGGTGAGGGCAAGGATCATCATCTTGCCGGGCATGAGATTCGGACCAGTGCGACGCGGGATGTTCTGCGTACCGGAAAGGCCGTTTTTATTCGGGGGACGGAAGCCATCGGGTGCAATCATCAAGCATGCCCGATGACAGCGGCCATCGTTGTTCCGTTGAACAAGAATGATGAGATCATCGGAACTCTCAAGTTCTACGGGAGTGACAAACGGCCACTGAACAGTACGCTCTTCGAGGTTGCCAAAGGTCTTGGCAATCTCTTCTCCACTCAATTGGAGCTGGAGGATATTCAGATTGCCGAACAGATGCTCGCCCATGCCGAGATTCGCCGTCTTCAGGCGCAGATCAATCCGCATTTTCTTTTCAACTCCCTGAATACCATCACGTCCTTCTGCCGGACCAATTCGGAACGGGCCAGGGAACTGCTCATGGACCTATCTCTTTATATGCGCCGCAATCTTGACTTGAGCCGTGGATTTATTCCACTGAGCGAAGAATTGGAACAGGTCCGATCCTATCTTGCCATTGAAAAAGCCCGTTTCGGTGAACGTATCTCAGCTCATATGGATGTGGAAGAAGAATGCGAAACCTGGCCTATCCCACCGTTGATTATTCAACCGCTGGTGGAAAATTCCATTCGTCATGGAGTTTTGGCACGCAAACAGGGCGGAGAAGTGCGCGTGAGCGCTGTGTGTTCCGAGGATATTTTGGAGATAACCGTGGCCGATAACGGTGTGGGCATGGATGAAAACAGGCTGGCCCGTGTTTTGACCGAGGAAATAGTGGACTCCAGACATGGCGGTATCGGTCTGAGAAATTGTCTGAGCCGCCTGGAACATATCTACGGCCCGCACTATGTACCTCGTGTTGAGAGCGCCCTGGGTGTCGGGACCACCCTTGTTTTACGGATTCCCAAACGCGGGTGA
- a CDS encoding carbon starvation CstA family protein translates to MVFFFGCIALLIVGYVVYGTFVDRVFAPDENRVTPAVAMRDGIDYMPMPKWKLIFIQVLDIAGIGPIFGPILGALYGPAAMVWIVIGCIFAGGVHDYFSGMLSVRNKGASIPEVVGEYLGMSARQVMRVFSFVLLMLVGVVFVLSPAKLLNGLTGIDTGLMVAAIFFYYFLATILPIDKIIGRIYPFLGALLLSMTVALVIALLASGHELLPNLDIMTNTHPGDKPLWPLLFITLSCGAISGFHSTQSPLMARCMTNEREGRSVFYGAMIIEGIIGLVWCALGLSFYNSPEALSAVIAAGSPSAVVAEVSQSLLGSIGGGLAIAAVIILPITSGDTAFRSTRLIVAETFKVNQEGVPKRLMIAIPLFVIGFMISTQNFGTIWRYFGFANQSLSSLVLWTAAVYLAQRGKLHWIATVPAVFMTAVCVTFICNAQIGFGLDYTVSVIAGIVGAIVAFTIFMVKFVFGDKSVAETSA, encoded by the coding sequence ATGGTATTTTTCTTTGGTTGTATTGCCCTGCTGATCGTCGGCTATGTGGTATACGGCACATTTGTGGACAGAGTCTTTGCCCCCGATGAAAATCGTGTGACCCCGGCCGTCGCCATGCGGGACGGCATTGACTACATGCCTATGCCCAAGTGGAAGTTGATTTTCATTCAAGTGCTCGATATTGCAGGCATCGGGCCCATCTTCGGCCCTATTTTGGGTGCACTCTACGGCCCGGCAGCCATGGTCTGGATTGTCATAGGCTGTATTTTCGCCGGTGGAGTCCATGACTATTTCAGCGGGATGCTTTCCGTTCGCAACAAAGGCGCTTCCATACCGGAGGTAGTCGGTGAATATCTTGGAATGTCCGCTCGCCAGGTCATGCGTGTTTTTTCTTTTGTATTGCTTATGCTGGTGGGAGTTGTCTTTGTTCTCAGTCCGGCCAAGCTGCTTAACGGTTTGACCGGCATTGACACCGGGTTGATGGTTGCCGCTATATTCTTTTATTATTTCCTGGCTACCATTCTGCCTATTGATAAGATTATCGGACGTATTTATCCTTTCCTTGGTGCACTTTTGCTTTCCATGACAGTGGCATTGGTGATCGCTCTTCTGGCAAGTGGTCATGAATTGTTGCCGAATCTGGATATCATGACCAACACGCACCCCGGCGACAAGCCTTTGTGGCCTTTGCTTTTTATTACATTATCCTGTGGTGCCATTTCCGGTTTTCACTCCACGCAGTCTCCTCTGATGGCTCGCTGCATGACCAATGAACGAGAAGGGCGATCCGTTTTTTATGGTGCCATGATCATTGAAGGGATTATCGGTCTGGTCTGGTGTGCATTGGGGCTTTCCTTCTACAATTCTCCTGAAGCTTTGTCCGCTGTTATCGCTGCCGGAAGCCCTTCCGCTGTTGTGGCTGAGGTTTCCCAAAGTCTTTTGGGAAGCATCGGTGGAGGGCTTGCCATCGCTGCGGTGATCATTCTGCCGATTACCAGTGGTGATACCGCGTTTCGGTCCACCCGCCTGATCGTTGCCGAAACCTTCAAGGTCAATCAGGAAGGCGTTCCCAAGCGGTTGATGATCGCCATTCCCTTGTTTGTCATCGGGTTCATGATTTCCACTCAGAACTTCGGCACCATCTGGCGTTATTTCGGTTTTGCCAACCAGAGCCTGAGTTCCCTCGTGCTCTGGACCGCTGCCGTTTACCTTGCACAACGTGGCAAGTTGCACTGGATCGCGACTGTTCCTGCCGTTTTCATGACTGCGGTGTGCGTGACCTTTATCTGCAATGCCCAGATTGGCTTTGGGCTGGATTACACAGTCTCGGTCATCGCCGGTATTGTCGGGGCGATTGTGGCCTTTACCATCTTTATGGTGAAGTTTGTTTTTGGTGACAAGTCTGTTGCGGAGACTTCGGCTTAG
- a CDS encoding MarR family winged helix-turn-helix transcriptional regulator, whose translation MSYPYSTVSVTETLGFQLYLSARLLKARFRRALVDAGCELTPEQHAVLRKLWECEGVHLNELAQSIFKDRHNTTRIVKNLEKKGLVYKLPHEKDARLTRCFLTEEGKQLIPGLVDIATSHLSEVFKDIDEEDRVVMQRVLGQLVMTLENEVE comes from the coding sequence ATGAGTTATCCTTATTCAACCGTATCAGTAACAGAAACCCTTGGATTTCAATTGTATCTTTCAGCCCGCTTGCTCAAGGCTCGATTCCGGCGTGCGTTGGTGGATGCCGGATGTGAATTGACACCTGAGCAACATGCGGTTCTGCGTAAATTGTGGGAGTGTGAAGGAGTTCATCTGAACGAGCTTGCCCAGAGTATCTTCAAGGATCGGCATAATACGACACGCATAGTCAAGAATCTTGAGAAGAAAGGGCTTGTATATAAGCTTCCACATGAAAAAGATGCACGACTTACCCGCTGTTTTCTGACCGAGGAAGGAAAGCAGCTCATTCCGGGACTTGTGGACATTGCTACGAGTCATCTTTCCGAAGTGTTCAAGGATATTGATGAGGAGGACAGGGTGGTCATGCAGCGAGTGCTTGGACAGTTGGTGATGACTCTGGAAAACGAAGTCGAATAA
- a CDS encoding MFS transporter, with protein sequence MSNAHSRIRSRLQMWTLLLGSTMTVMAGAVIAPALPQLLEVFHDAPHAELVVKLLLAIHALFIALSAPFIGGFMDRWGRKPVLVASIILYGVAGSSGFYLNSLLGISLGRAFLGVSVAGIMSGFTTLIGDYYKGEKLHKIMGLQAAFAGFGGLVFLTVSGALAGFGWRLPFLVYLFAFCVLPGALFFLSDTPAQQGMNHEVNENITFESVRSPLLGICCIAFIGMMMFYLVPVQLPYLLHDMPGVSSMQVGLAIGIMNLVGALSSTQFKKVKERFSHQQIVALFALFMGGGYGLLGLAQSYGVVVIGLVISGIGFGLLMPNVNVWVVSLVPQSLRGQSVGWLTTFFLLGQCVSPLLAEPFVKGVGIQAVYGGACGILLCMALFFVWFARRN encoded by the coding sequence ATGTCCAATGCTCATTCACGCATCCGTTCACGTCTGCAAATGTGGACACTGCTGCTGGGAAGCACCATGACGGTTATGGCCGGGGCAGTAATTGCTCCGGCTCTGCCGCAGCTGCTTGAGGTCTTTCACGATGCACCCCATGCGGAACTGGTCGTCAAGCTCCTGCTGGCGATTCATGCGCTTTTTATCGCCCTTTCTGCTCCGTTTATCGGTGGTTTCATGGATCGGTGGGGGCGCAAACCTGTACTTGTGGCATCAATCATCCTTTATGGTGTCGCCGGAAGCTCGGGCTTTTATCTGAATTCGCTGCTGGGGATATCATTGGGACGCGCTTTTCTGGGCGTTTCCGTAGCCGGTATCATGAGCGGTTTTACTACTCTTATTGGTGACTATTATAAAGGGGAAAAACTTCACAAGATCATGGGATTGCAGGCGGCTTTTGCCGGTTTTGGCGGATTGGTATTCCTGACTGTGAGCGGGGCCCTGGCCGGATTTGGTTGGAGATTGCCATTCCTTGTCTACCTCTTCGCTTTTTGCGTGCTGCCGGGAGCTCTCTTTTTCCTTTCTGATACTCCCGCGCAACAGGGAATGAATCATGAAGTGAATGAAAATATCACATTTGAAAGTGTGCGTTCCCCCCTCCTTGGTATCTGCTGTATCGCTTTTATCGGCATGATGATGTTCTATCTTGTCCCGGTTCAGCTTCCTTATCTTCTTCATGACATGCCGGGTGTCAGTTCCATGCAGGTCGGACTCGCTATCGGGATCATGAATCTGGTGGGTGCATTGAGTTCCACTCAGTTCAAAAAAGTCAAGGAGCGCTTCTCGCATCAGCAGATAGTCGCTTTGTTCGCCCTGTTTATGGGGGGAGGCTATGGGCTTCTTGGGTTGGCACAATCCTATGGTGTTGTCGTGATCGGACTTGTCATCAGCGGGATAGGATTCGGCCTGCTCATGCCCAATGTCAATGTATGGGTTGTTTCGCTGGTACCCCAGTCCTTGCGCGGTCAATCCGTGGGATGGCTGACGACATTTTTTCTGCTGGGGCAGTGTGTTTCTCCGCTTCTGGCAGAGCCATTTGTCAAGGGGGTTGGAATTCAGGCTGTCTATGGGGGAGCCTGTGGCATCCTTTTATGTATGGCCCTCTTCTTTGTCTGGTTTGCCAGGCGCAATTAG
- a CDS encoding extracellular solute-binding protein, whose product MKKILVFAILAMFALAGTAQAETLKLLTWKGYAPQKLIDTFEKETGIKVEVTFSNNEEMIAKLRATRGAGFDLAQPSQDRISSVQEKYHLYQAVDYSKIESGLFIPSMLDAVKKNTQVGSDSYAAPFCWGTSGLIVNSDKAADADSFKALIDPKYQGRVSYRLKRPTLIAMGFALGYDPFALYGDVKAYKAMLDDIADTLIKAKPVVKNYWANGDSMLESMRSGEVFVAMAWDAGGWKLHGENKAIDFKAPKEGALGWIDTFAIPAKAKNVDAAYKWINFIMKPENAGYFSSQEKYATASNGALKYTDEAVAANFARAFPQDVIDNIKWYPPVPAKLESLEGKILDKIKAAN is encoded by the coding sequence ATGAAAAAAATCCTCGTATTCGCTATTCTGGCTATGTTCGCCTTGGCAGGAACGGCCCAGGCAGAAACCTTGAAACTCTTGACTTGGAAAGGGTATGCTCCGCAAAAGCTGATTGATACCTTTGAAAAGGAAACCGGCATCAAGGTCGAAGTCACTTTTTCCAACAACGAAGAAATGATCGCCAAACTGCGGGCAACTCGCGGTGCTGGGTTTGATCTGGCACAGCCTTCTCAGGACCGTATTTCCTCAGTGCAGGAAAAATATCATCTTTATCAAGCCGTTGATTACTCGAAGATCGAATCGGGACTTTTTATTCCGTCCATGCTGGATGCCGTGAAAAAGAATACCCAGGTGGGGAGCGATTCCTATGCCGCCCCGTTCTGTTGGGGAACATCCGGACTGATCGTCAACAGCGACAAAGCTGCGGATGCAGATTCTTTCAAGGCGTTGATCGATCCCAAGTACCAGGGACGTGTGAGCTACCGTCTCAAGAGACCGACCCTTATCGCCATGGGGTTTGCTTTGGGCTATGATCCTTTTGCCCTGTATGGGGATGTCAAAGCGTATAAGGCTATGCTTGATGATATCGCCGATACCCTGATCAAGGCCAAGCCAGTTGTGAAGAATTATTGGGCCAACGGTGATTCCATGCTTGAATCCATGCGCTCCGGCGAAGTTTTCGTGGCCATGGCCTGGGATGCCGGCGGATGGAAATTGCACGGAGAGAATAAGGCTATCGATTTTAAGGCTCCCAAAGAGGGGGCATTGGGCTGGATTGATACCTTTGCCATTCCTGCCAAAGCCAAGAATGTTGATGCCGCCTACAAGTGGATCAATTTTATCATGAAGCCCGAAAATGCCGGATATTTCTCTTCTCAGGAGAAGTATGCCACTGCATCCAATGGTGCCTTGAAGTACACAGATGAAGCCGTGGCAGCCAACTTCGCCCGTGCTTTTCCGCAGGATGTCATTGACAACATTAAATGGTATCCGCCTGTTCCGGCCAAGTTGGAAAGTCTGGAAGGCAAGATTCTTGACAAGATCAAGGCTGCCAACTAG
- a CDS encoding ABC transporter ATP-binding protein, whose translation MTNDLSIRNMVKCFGDFTAVDDVTFDVPTGSFFSILGPSGCGKTTLLRMIAGFEEPTSGVLEIRGRDMLGVPPNRRPVNLVFQHLALFPMMNVAENIAFGLKRRGVGSAEIRKKTQQILERVGLPGFGEKGINQLSGGQKQRVAIARCLVLEPSVLLLDEPLGALDLKLRDQMKVELKKLQAKVGTTFIYITHDQSEALVMSDRVAVMNNGRFEQIGTPQELYGQPKTPFVAQFVGDNNRWSGRITESIGDEVMLSTDEGYTFRTRIHASCRSGARVNLFLRPEAMRIEPRDRDGLNIFGVTVKGILFDGANSRLLTVTKEEHELIVTLPQNRKFDHIVAGDKITVGWHPEAGICFGAEG comes from the coding sequence ATGACCAACGACCTTTCTATCCGCAACATGGTGAAGTGTTTCGGCGATTTTACCGCCGTGGACGATGTGACCTTTGATGTTCCCACCGGGTCCTTTTTTTCCATCCTCGGGCCATCCGGGTGTGGCAAAACGACATTGCTGCGCATGATTGCGGGCTTTGAGGAACCGACATCCGGGGTTCTTGAGATTCGGGGTCGGGATATGCTCGGAGTCCCGCCAAACCGTCGTCCGGTCAACCTCGTTTTTCAGCATCTCGCCTTGTTCCCCATGATGAATGTGGCCGAAAATATCGCTTTCGGTCTCAAGCGCCGTGGGGTCGGTTCGGCCGAAATACGAAAAAAGACCCAACAAATTTTGGAGCGTGTGGGGCTGCCTGGGTTCGGTGAAAAGGGTATCAATCAACTCTCTGGTGGACAAAAACAGCGTGTGGCCATTGCCCGGTGTCTGGTGCTGGAGCCGTCCGTGCTCCTGCTTGATGAGCCTTTGGGAGCACTGGATCTCAAATTGCGCGATCAAATGAAAGTCGAGTTGAAGAAGCTTCAGGCCAAGGTCGGAACAACGTTCATATACATTACACATGATCAGTCCGAAGCTCTGGTCATGTCCGACCGTGTGGCGGTCATGAACAACGGGCGATTTGAGCAAATCGGCACACCGCAGGAGTTGTATGGTCAGCCAAAGACTCCTTTCGTCGCCCAGTTTGTCGGTGACAATAACAGGTGGAGCGGGCGGATAACCGAAAGTATCGGGGATGAAGTCATGCTCTCCACGGATGAAGGGTATACATTTCGAACAAGGATTCATGCTTCCTGTAGAAGTGGGGCGCGAGTGAATTTGTTCCTGCGGCCAGAGGCCATGCGGATAGAACCGAGAGACCGGGATGGTTTGAATATTTTCGGTGTGACCGTCAAGGGAATTCTTTTTGATGGTGCGAACAGCCGCCTTTTGACAGTGACCAAGGAAGAACATGAACTGATTGTGACTCTGCCGCAGAATCGAAAATTCGATCATATTGTTGCGGGGGACAAAATTACAGTGGGCTGGCATCCCGAAGCTGGTATCTGTTTTGGAGCGGAGGGGTAG
- a CDS encoding ABC transporter permease codes for MKSSRLALWVFLGPVLIWLVLLIVLPHLDLLTMSFRGENDFGDPVWTFQNYTNFFTEPIYWLTFVRTALYAVVTTFISFLLAMPVSFYIAKLARTRVQGALMILLLLPFWVSELVRIYGWMILLRESGVLNFFMLKLGIIDAPIEMLYNDATMIMGLVYTSMLFMVVPLVSVMESLDDSLIEAAHDLGAGHLSIWRTIILPHCKPGITSGSIVVFMLALGNYLTPNLMGGKNSLWFTEQIYNQFIASFNWNQGSAFGFLLLVLSSLIIWLGLKLTGQKLGEVAS; via the coding sequence ATGAAAAGTTCCCGTCTCGCGCTTTGGGTCTTTCTTGGGCCAGTCCTGATTTGGTTGGTGCTCTTGATCGTCCTGCCTCATCTTGATCTGCTGACGATGAGCTTCAGGGGGGAGAACGACTTTGGTGATCCTGTCTGGACGTTCCAGAACTACACGAATTTTTTCACTGAGCCGATTTATTGGCTGACGTTTGTCCGAACAGCGCTGTATGCAGTCGTAACGACTTTTATTTCATTCCTGCTCGCCATGCCGGTTTCCTTCTATATCGCCAAGTTGGCTCGCACCAGAGTGCAGGGTGCGCTCATGATCCTGCTTCTGCTTCCCTTCTGGGTCAGTGAGTTGGTGCGGATCTATGGGTGGATGATCCTGCTGCGTGAATCCGGGGTGCTCAATTTCTTCATGCTCAAGCTGGGGATCATCGATGCACCCATTGAAATGCTTTACAATGACGCCACCATGATCATGGGGTTGGTTTACACTTCCATGCTGTTCATGGTTGTTCCTCTGGTCTCGGTCATGGAAAGCTTGGACGACAGTCTTATCGAGGCCGCCCATGATCTGGGAGCCGGGCACCTCTCCATCTGGCGAACTATTATTCTGCCTCACTGTAAACCCGGTATCACTTCCGGGTCTATTGTCGTATTCATGTTGGCGCTGGGTAATTACCTGACACCGAATCTTATGGGAGGGAAAAACTCCCTTTGGTTCACCGAGCAGATTTACAACCAGTTCATTGCCAGCTTCAACTGGAATCAGGGGTCAGCGTTCGGCTTCCTGCTGCTGGTGTTGAGTTCCCTGATCATTTGGCTGGGACTGAAACTGACAGGCCAGAAATTGGGGGAGGTTGCGTCATGA
- a CDS encoding ABC transporter permease encodes MIRSLPRSKTYDWSFNLFILVYFLFLFAPLVVTCVLAFNNSDFPSLPWQGFSLDWFFSTGPERIGLFHDEQNLRSIVTSFETAFFVSILSVIVGTCASFLFEKEDFRFKGVLYLLMLAPLVIPGVILGISLLLAANSAGTYFDETFGLDFDLFRPSFWLVVLGQFSFITTFVTLVVSARLRKFDISLEEAALNLGATHFGVIWHITLKFLRPAIVGAGAVAFLMSFENFNTSLFLVGSEPTLPINLYLQVRDGSTPVINAVSLLLIVGTSILALVNLYFTKRED; translated from the coding sequence ATGATTCGTTCTTTACCCAGGAGCAAGACCTATGACTGGTCTTTCAATCTCTTCATTCTTGTCTACTTTCTCTTCCTGTTCGCTCCGCTGGTTGTCACCTGCGTCTTGGCATTCAACAACTCGGATTTCCCTTCATTGCCATGGCAGGGGTTCAGTCTGGACTGGTTTTTTTCCACCGGTCCCGAACGAATCGGATTGTTTCATGATGAGCAGAATCTGCGTTCCATCGTGACCAGTTTTGAGACGGCATTTTTCGTCTCTATCCTGAGCGTGATTGTGGGGACATGCGCTAGTTTCCTTTTCGAAAAGGAAGACTTTCGGTTCAAGGGGGTACTGTACCTGTTGATGCTCGCGCCCTTGGTCATTCCGGGTGTGATTCTTGGGATCTCTCTTCTTCTCGCTGCCAATTCCGCTGGGACGTATTTTGACGAAACCTTTGGGCTGGATTTCGACTTGTTCCGCCCCAGCTTCTGGCTGGTGGTGCTTGGGCAGTTCTCATTTATTACCACGTTTGTGACGCTGGTTGTTTCGGCCCGATTGCGCAAATTTGATATATCTCTGGAGGAAGCCGCTTTGAATCTTGGGGCGACACATTTTGGAGTGATCTGGCATATCACCCTGAAGTTCCTTCGTCCGGCCATTGTTGGAGCCGGGGCTGTAGCTTTTCTCATGAGTTTCGAAAATTTCAATACCAGTCTTTTTCTTGTGGGGTCCGAGCCGACTCTGCCGATCAACCTGTATTTGCAGGTGCGCGACGGGAGCACTCCGGTCATCAATGCGGTTTCACTCCTGTTGATCGTGGGGACTTCGATTCTGGCTTTGGTCAATCTCTATTTTACCAAAAGAGAGGACTAG
- a CDS encoding glycerophosphodiester phosphodiesterase — protein sequence MFFDHFAETGAVCAHRGARALAPENTMLAALLGYESGADFWEMDVHKVADGSLVVFHDDVLGRTTNVAELVDFTDRAPWPTHMFTLKELHRLDAGSWFVRDDPFGTLADGQVAGEQLDAMHGLKIPTLRETLEFTRLHDLPMNIEIKDQVQAPGDLSIVDDILGEIRESNTADLILISSFNHEYLVRMQKIAPEIPIAALVEDSHPDDLVAYLRHMGATGYHPDKDMVEPELVRMLAGHTIRVTPYTVNNMDQALSLIDAGCFGITTDFPHLLRQRLSVR from the coding sequence GTGTTTTTCGACCACTTTGCAGAGACCGGCGCCGTCTGCGCGCATCGAGGCGCAAGGGCTCTTGCCCCGGAAAATACCATGCTTGCCGCTCTCTTGGGGTATGAGAGTGGTGCTGATTTCTGGGAAATGGATGTTCACAAGGTGGCGGATGGGTCTCTCGTCGTTTTTCACGATGATGTGTTGGGCCGGACGACCAATGTCGCAGAACTGGTAGATTTTACCGATCGCGCTCCGTGGCCGACTCATATGTTCACCCTGAAAGAATTGCACCGTCTGGATGCGGGGTCATGGTTCGTGCGGGACGATCCCTTTGGGACTCTTGCGGACGGGCAGGTTGCAGGAGAGCAACTTGATGCCATGCACGGGCTGAAAATTCCCACTTTGCGTGAAACGCTGGAATTCACCCGTTTGCATGATCTGCCCATGAATATAGAAATCAAGGATCAGGTACAGGCTCCAGGAGACCTCTCCATAGTTGATGATATTCTCGGAGAAATTCGGGAATCAAACACAGCCGATCTCATCCTTATATCGTCATTCAACCATGAATATCTTGTCAGGATGCAGAAAATTGCCCCGGAAATCCCCATTGCCGCCCTGGTAGAGGATTCTCATCCTGACGATCTGGTCGCATATTTGCGCCATATGGGGGCCACCGGGTACCACCCGGATAAGGATATGGTCGAGCCGGAACTCGTTCGAATGCTTGCCGGGCACACTATTCGTGTGACTCCATATACTGTCAACAACATGGATCAGGCTCTTTCATTGATTGATGCGGGGTGCTTCGGAATCACGACGGACTTCCCTCATTTGCTCCGGCAACGGCTCTCGGTCAGATAA